One genomic window of Arthrobacter sp. KBS0703 includes the following:
- a CDS encoding extracellular solute-binding protein produces MTDSNSLHFDRRKLLKAAALTPFAGLALSGCGSKPAESAAANKTVTVTSYGGSYNDQLTQTILDPFSKKTGIQPTLLANTSLAALKAQVQSGDVQWDLVEITAPEYETAVAEGLLEKFDYDIISDKGLPGYAKAEYGIKYLSFLFVMAWDQKVIPDAQAPKDWAQFFDQDKYNTKRSVYNQLSDSSVLEAALLADGVPFDKIYPLDVDRALRVLGHHPGKDRLLYHAANQEPIQQLTSGEVSLSTSFNNRINAARTDGAKLNFSPENAVLAGDYFVVPKGAKNKEAAFKLMNFMSNDAEAGAAFDKVTNLTLANTPALSKLPKEIADTLPTSPRLADKILVRDDKWWSENLKKTEQQFKLWQAS; encoded by the coding sequence ATGACTGACAGCAATTCCCTCCATTTCGACCGCCGGAAGCTCCTGAAGGCCGCGGCGCTGACGCCGTTCGCCGGCTTGGCCCTGTCCGGCTGTGGCTCAAAGCCCGCCGAAAGTGCGGCAGCCAACAAGACCGTGACGGTCACGTCCTATGGCGGCTCCTACAACGACCAGTTGACGCAGACAATCCTGGATCCCTTCTCCAAGAAGACGGGCATCCAGCCCACGCTGCTGGCCAACACCAGCCTCGCGGCGCTCAAGGCCCAGGTGCAGTCCGGCGACGTGCAGTGGGACCTCGTGGAAATCACGGCACCGGAGTACGAGACGGCCGTCGCCGAGGGCCTGCTGGAAAAGTTCGATTACGACATCATCAGCGACAAGGGCCTCCCCGGCTACGCCAAGGCCGAGTACGGCATCAAGTACCTCAGCTTTCTGTTTGTCATGGCGTGGGACCAGAAGGTCATTCCGGACGCGCAAGCGCCAAAGGACTGGGCCCAGTTCTTTGACCAGGACAAGTACAACACCAAGCGTTCCGTTTACAACCAGCTCTCCGACAGCTCGGTCCTGGAAGCCGCGCTGCTGGCAGACGGGGTCCCGTTCGACAAGATCTACCCCCTCGACGTGGACCGCGCCCTTCGCGTCCTTGGACACCACCCGGGCAAGGACCGGTTGCTTTACCACGCCGCAAACCAGGAGCCGATCCAGCAGCTCACGTCCGGCGAGGTCTCGCTCTCGACAAGCTTCAACAACCGGATCAACGCCGCCCGCACTGACGGCGCCAAGCTGAACTTCTCGCCTGAAAACGCGGTCCTGGCCGGAGACTACTTTGTGGTGCCAAAGGGGGCCAAGAACAAGGAAGCGGCATTCAAGCTCATGAACTTCATGTCCAACGACGCCGAGGCCGGTGCCGCGTTCGACAAGGTCACCAACCTGACACTGGCCAACACGCCGGCTCTGTCCAAGCTGCCGAAGGAAATCGCGGACACGCTGCCGACGAGCCCGCGGCTGGCCGACAAGATCCTGGTGCGGGACGACAAGTGGTGGTCTGAGAACCTGAAGAAGACCGAGCAGCAGTTCAAGCTGTGGCAGGCAAGCTGA
- a CDS encoding ABC transporter permease, translating to MTAATLTVRPQGRRAPGEGNPRVRRRLSGWWLLLAPIMVFDVILFLTPLGKLVASSFADNAYQRVLEDPLVLRSLVNTLTISLASTIVTVVLGYIIAMVLWRAGNVARVILFAVVLLPFWTGILVKNFAWAVLLQDNGIVNAFLQGIGLTDAPIELLHNRFAVIVGMVHCLLPYAVFPIFSSLTSIDDRLGLAARSLGAPEGSVFRRITLPLSMPGISAAGLLVFIISTGFFITPVVMGGPGDMMIANQIDYYARQLTDFSGAAALAVVLTVMVSIMVAVYQRVLKAGGQHEDH from the coding sequence ATGACGGCTGCAACTCTCACAGTCCGGCCGCAGGGCCGCCGAGCGCCGGGGGAGGGGAATCCGAGGGTCCGGCGCCGGCTCAGTGGCTGGTGGCTGCTGCTGGCACCGATCATGGTCTTCGACGTGATCCTGTTCCTGACGCCGCTCGGGAAACTCGTGGCCTCCAGCTTCGCCGACAACGCGTACCAGCGGGTGCTCGAGGACCCGCTGGTGCTGCGCTCGCTCGTCAACACCCTGACGATCAGCCTCGCCAGCACGATCGTGACGGTGGTGCTCGGCTACATCATCGCCATGGTCCTGTGGCGTGCCGGGAACGTCGCCCGGGTGATCCTGTTCGCCGTCGTACTCCTGCCCTTCTGGACCGGCATCCTGGTGAAGAACTTCGCCTGGGCGGTGCTGCTCCAGGACAACGGCATCGTCAACGCCTTCCTGCAGGGAATCGGTCTGACCGATGCGCCGATCGAGCTGCTGCACAACCGGTTCGCCGTGATCGTCGGCATGGTGCACTGTCTCCTGCCATACGCGGTGTTCCCGATCTTCTCCTCCCTGACGTCCATCGATGACCGGCTTGGCCTGGCGGCCCGCTCGCTGGGGGCGCCGGAAGGATCGGTCTTCCGGAGGATCACGCTGCCGCTGAGCATGCCCGGCATCTCGGCGGCGGGGCTGCTGGTCTTCATCATCAGCACCGGCTTCTTCATCACTCCCGTGGTGATGGGCGGACCCGGCGACATGATGATCGCCAACCAGATCGACTACTACGCGCGCCAGCTCACGGACTTCTCCGGCGCCGCGGCACTGGCCGTGGTCCTCACGGTGATGGTGAGCATCATGGTGGCCGTGTATCAGCGTGTGCTCAAGGCAGGAGGCCAACATGAAGACCACTAA
- a CDS encoding ABC transporter permease — protein MKTTNPQHRVLALLSVPVFLFLVIPTAIVVPVALNDSRYITFPPEGFSLAAVAGFFGDKAWTSALTASLQSAGIAVVIGVLLGSTAAIGLHGRKFPGRSAVMGLILAPMIVPTVVLALAFYQFFISIGMVGSILPIGLAHAVIATPYVYLTTRAALAGLNPALVRSAQSLGAGPLSVLRHVYLPIILPGLISGALFAFSVSIDETVMSLFMQSPGATTLPVKMFTDIQFNLTPKIAVSSALLVSVATIGLLLQVMFVLRRRSTARMLPLAVSAQS, from the coding sequence ATGAAGACCACTAATCCGCAGCACCGGGTGCTGGCGCTGCTTTCCGTTCCCGTGTTTCTGTTCCTGGTCATTCCGACGGCGATCGTGGTGCCGGTGGCGCTGAACGACAGCCGCTACATCACCTTTCCGCCGGAAGGATTCTCCCTCGCAGCCGTAGCCGGCTTCTTCGGGGACAAAGCATGGACGTCGGCACTGACGGCCAGCCTGCAATCGGCGGGTATCGCCGTCGTCATCGGTGTGCTCTTGGGCTCCACGGCCGCGATCGGCCTGCACGGGCGGAAATTCCCCGGCCGCTCAGCCGTGATGGGGCTGATCCTCGCGCCGATGATCGTGCCAACGGTGGTGCTGGCCCTGGCGTTTTACCAGTTCTTCATCTCGATCGGGATGGTGGGCAGCATCCTCCCCATCGGCCTGGCGCACGCCGTGATCGCCACCCCGTACGTCTACCTCACTACCCGGGCGGCCCTCGCAGGCCTTAACCCGGCACTCGTGAGGTCGGCGCAAAGCCTTGGTGCCGGCCCGTTGTCAGTACTGCGGCACGTGTACCTCCCGATCATCCTGCCGGGCCTGATCTCGGGCGCCCTGTTTGCGTTCTCGGTCTCCATCGACGAGACCGTGATGTCGCTGTTCATGCAGTCCCCGGGCGCCACCACGCTGCCCGTCAAGATGTTCACGGACATCCAGTTCAACCTGACCCCGAAGATCGCCGTTTCCTCCGCGCTTCTGGTCAGCGTCGCCACCATCGGGCTCCTTCTGCAGGTCATGTTTGTCCTCAGGCGCCGGTCCACCGCACGGATGCTGCCGCTCGCAGTCTCCGCCCAATCGTAA